A part of Nitrospira sp. genomic DNA contains:
- a CDS encoding histidine--tRNA ligase — protein MIKGIKGVKDLLPEETPRWRLIEETARRWAGRYGFHEIRIPIFEVTTLFARSIGASTDIVEKEMYTFPDRDGTSLTLRPEGTAGTVRAYIEHNRAAIPVPQKYFYFGPMFRHERPQAGRLRQFHQFGVESIGMADPRADVEVIALLWRILSDLNLPSLTLEINNLGYTADRDNYRPHLVTYLRQQESGLCANCRHRIDANPLRVLDCKVPECRAITETAPRLGDSLSEAARSYFTQVLTGLDAIKIPYSLNHRLVRGLDYYNLTTFEVTATNLGAQNAVGAGGRYDQLVETLGGPPTPAVGFAIGLERMSMLLPESTTARAPEDLAIYVAGFGSHGAMAGLTALEELRLAGLRAVSDFRSTTLKAHLRQADRLASRFTLIIGDDEVVKGSAVLRDMETKVQYDVNLSSLGPQIQSLLLSS, from the coding sequence ATGATTAAAGGCATTAAAGGTGTGAAAGATCTGTTACCGGAAGAGACCCCCCGTTGGCGCCTCATCGAAGAAACTGCCAGGCGATGGGCAGGCCGGTATGGATTTCATGAAATTCGTATTCCGATCTTTGAAGTGACGACCTTGTTTGCGCGGAGCATCGGCGCCTCGACGGACATTGTTGAGAAAGAGATGTACACCTTCCCAGATCGCGATGGCACATCTCTCACTCTTCGGCCGGAAGGGACTGCTGGGACTGTCCGAGCCTATATCGAACACAATCGGGCCGCGATCCCCGTTCCTCAGAAGTATTTCTATTTCGGGCCCATGTTTCGTCACGAGCGTCCCCAAGCTGGCCGGCTCAGACAATTTCATCAATTTGGCGTCGAGTCGATTGGTATGGCGGATCCCCGAGCCGATGTCGAGGTCATTGCCCTCCTCTGGAGGATCCTGTCCGACCTTAATCTCCCCAGTCTCACCTTGGAGATTAACAACCTAGGCTATACCGCTGATCGAGACAACTATCGACCTCACCTCGTGACTTACCTTAGACAACAGGAGTCCGGCCTGTGTGCAAATTGCCGGCACCGCATCGACGCCAACCCGCTGCGAGTTCTGGACTGCAAAGTCCCCGAGTGTCGGGCAATTACAGAAACCGCACCCCGCCTAGGCGACTCACTTTCTGAGGCAGCTCGTTCATACTTCACACAAGTCCTCACTGGTCTCGATGCCATTAAGATACCGTACTCGTTGAATCATCGGCTGGTGCGAGGCCTTGATTACTATAACCTCACCACCTTTGAGGTTACTGCGACCAATTTAGGTGCTCAAAATGCCGTAGGCGCAGGTGGACGCTATGATCAGTTGGTTGAAACTCTCGGAGGGCCGCCCACTCCTGCTGTTGGTTTTGCTATCGGCCTTGAAAGAATGTCTATGTTGTTGCCTGAGTCCACAACAGCAAGAGCACCGGAAGATCTAGCTATCTATGTTGCCGGCTTCGGTAGCCATGGTGCTATGGCAGGTCTTACAGCACTGGAAGAACTTCGTCTTGCTGGACTCCGCGCAGTCTCCGATTTTCGATCCACAACCCTGAAGGCTCACTTACGACAAGCTGACCGTCTTGCGTCTCGCTTCACTCTTATCATCGGGGATGATGAAGTCGTGAAGGGATCGGCTGTTCTTCGCGATATGGAGACGAAGGTACAATATGACGTGAATCTCTCCTCGTTAGGTCCTCAGATTCAGTCTCTCCTTCTAAGCTCCTGA